In Chitinispirillales bacterium, a genomic segment contains:
- a CDS encoding tetratricopeptide repeat protein yields MKIKFIIFCFVLLIFGGCAYVNTLYNGGYAYKKAQRLQKQYERMSKDSLDIARETGSFYKRSVTKADKVLLEYPKSEKSHDAAYFLKGISLFELNEYMSAMNIFEVLLEYYPESKYEPRTLLYLARTYAKIEDFVAAENYVEMLLEKYPQMQSNSELIFLQADLAVQLEGKSAAIEVLEKRLAETADPFHKLSIIERLMALTMENQDYEKALSYTASMPSFNKKYSSIYYRVEFRKLQCLRKLLESEEAIKFADLMLSNSSYLYNRTEIMLEKGISFIDMGKYDEAIRILKDIVFGAGSAKIRCKAWFEYAGVSIDIKNELDSGRVQLDSALFWVGDDKEMRLLIKKRLDGLKKIDELQKTLEDADPFTKVDSTYYQYRIGEEYWLSAQIPDSALNYFNMLIESIQTPDSIRAKSLYSTAYILKEIKKDTVSSDSIFSEIINKYPSFEVAKASQNMLGIPVTLMTRRDSATIQLAIAEKMEEENDFSYSQEAYYAYLLCALKYPDIKDIAAKSLYAAGWVANKRNNIVDGIVDTAVVKIYVRLCNDYPESEQCLNVKYMMDIGEVKSYAVQYSSRIEKSDSSEIQMDGTQSEISVEKRKAVLPDFQSWI; encoded by the coding sequence ATGAAAATCAAATTTATAATTTTTTGTTTTGTGTTGTTGATATTTGGCGGATGTGCGTATGTAAATACTCTTTACAACGGCGGTTATGCGTACAAAAAAGCGCAGCGATTACAAAAACAATATGAAAGAATGTCTAAAGATTCTTTAGACATTGCAAGAGAAACCGGTTCATTTTATAAACGATCCGTAACAAAAGCGGATAAAGTGCTTTTGGAATATCCAAAATCTGAGAAATCGCACGATGCCGCGTATTTTCTTAAAGGAATTTCGCTTTTTGAATTGAATGAATACATGTCTGCGATGAATATTTTTGAGGTGCTTCTGGAATATTATCCGGAAAGTAAATATGAGCCGCGTACATTGCTTTATTTGGCAAGGACTTATGCAAAAATAGAGGACTTTGTCGCGGCGGAAAATTATGTAGAAATGCTTTTGGAAAAATATCCGCAAATGCAGAGTAATTCCGAATTGATTTTTTTGCAGGCGGATTTGGCGGTACAGCTTGAAGGTAAAAGTGCGGCGATTGAAGTTCTTGAGAAACGTCTTGCCGAAACTGCGGATCCGTTTCATAAATTATCTATAATTGAGCGGCTTATGGCGCTTACTATGGAGAATCAAGATTACGAAAAAGCGCTTTCTTATACGGCAAGCATGCCGAGTTTTAACAAAAAATATTCGTCAATTTATTATCGGGTGGAATTTCGCAAACTGCAATGCCTCAGAAAATTATTGGAAAGCGAAGAAGCGATAAAATTTGCCGACTTGATGTTGTCAAACTCAAGTTATTTATATAACAGAACCGAAATTATGTTAGAGAAAGGAATTTCGTTTATTGATATGGGAAAATATGACGAGGCTATTAGAATATTAAAAGATATTGTTTTTGGCGCCGGAAGTGCAAAAATACGCTGCAAAGCGTGGTTTGAATATGCCGGAGTGAGTATAGATATAAAAAACGAATTGGACAGCGGAAGAGTACAATTAGACAGTGCGCTTTTTTGGGTAGGTGACGATAAAGAAATGCGGCTTTTAATAAAAAAACGTCTTGACGGTCTCAAAAAAATCGACGAGTTGCAAAAAACGCTTGAAGATGCGGATCCGTTTACAAAAGTCGATAGTACTTATTATCAATACAGAATCGGTGAAGAATATTGGCTTTCGGCGCAGATTCCTGATTCCGCTTTAAATTATTTTAATATGCTTATAGAGTCGATTCAAACGCCGGACTCAATAAGAGCCAAATCTCTGTATTCAACGGCGTATATTCTCAAAGAAATAAAAAAAGATACCGTTTCGTCGGACAGCATTTTCAGTGAAATAATAAATAAATATCCAAGTTTTGAAGTGGCGAAAGCGTCACAAAACATGCTCGGAATACCTGTAACCTTAATGACTCGCCGCGATTCGGCAACCATCCAATTGGCAATCGCAGAAAAAATGGAGGAAGAAAACGATTTTTCGTATTCGCAGGAAGCGTATTATGCATATTTGTTATGCGCCTTGAAATATCCCGACATAAAAGATATAGCCGCAAAATCGCTCTATGCGGCTGGTTGGGTGGCAAACAAACGTAATAATATCGTTGACGGAATTGTTGATACCGCCGTAGTAAAGATTTATGTGCGCCTGTGTAACGATTATCCTGAAAGCGAGCAATGCCTTAATGTAAAATATATGATGGATATAGGAGAAGTAAAATCATACGCCGTACAGTATTCGTCGCGAATTGAAAAATCGGATTCGTCTGAAATTCAAATGGACGGTACGCAAAGTGAAATATCCGTCGAAAAACGAAAAGCGGTTTTGCCGGATTTTCAGAGTTGGATATAA
- a CDS encoding NADP-dependent isocitrate dehydrogenase — MERNEIIYTKTDEAPALATESLLPIFSSFTKKADIKISLKNISLSNRILAATSDYLSKEQKVSDDLEFLAKLCLNPEANIIKLPNISASVSQLKAAILELQKKGYAIPDYPENPRNITEENVKKMYSLVLGSAVNPVIREGNSDRRAAKSVKNYAKRNPHKMDAWDKNSKTKVVSMSYGDFFASEKSMTNANKETAIGFVFENDTNKSQKYLRENLKLLPFEVLDCSVMSAKSLENFVRDCINAAKNENLLFSFHLKATMMKISDPIIFGTIFKTFFERVFDKYRDIFENLGVCADLGLSDLLSKIKGNRFEEQIVADINSRFDEISVAMVDSGKNISNFSVPSDIIIDASMPAMIKTGGKMYDKTGKLCDVLAIIPDRSYSAVYEAIVEFCKKNGAFDPQKLGGVSNVGLMAKQAEEYGSHDKTFKIENDGTVKIIDENGNVFIEQKVQKGDIFRACQTKHDVVVNWVKLVVERAKTTRVPAIFWLDAYRSHDRELIRKIVEEIKTYNISGLNIRIMSPKDACIYSVERMTAGLDTISATGNVLRDYLTDLFPIIELGTSAKMLSIVPLMGGGGLFETGAGGSAPKHVQQFIEQNFLRWDSLGEFMAFVPSLEKYAHVHRNEKAKILAETLDEAVEKILENQKSPNREPISLDNRGSHFYLALYWARALANQEKDVELAKVFAEIAQKLSQNEKEICSDLLSVQNNPVDLGGYYFCDHEKIKNAMRPSKIFNEIIDNF, encoded by the coding sequence ATGGAAAGAAACGAAATAATATATACGAAAACAGACGAAGCGCCGGCATTGGCAACAGAATCTTTACTGCCTATTTTTTCAAGTTTCACTAAAAAAGCCGATATTAAAATTTCTTTGAAAAACATATCTTTATCTAATAGAATACTCGCTGCGACAAGCGATTACCTTTCCAAAGAGCAAAAAGTTAGCGACGATCTTGAATTTTTGGCAAAATTGTGCCTAAACCCCGAAGCGAACATAATAAAACTTCCTAATATTTCGGCTTCTGTTTCGCAACTCAAAGCAGCGATTTTGGAGTTACAAAAAAAAGGATATGCAATCCCGGACTATCCTGAAAATCCGCGAAACATAACGGAAGAAAACGTAAAGAAAATGTATTCGCTTGTTTTAGGTTCGGCTGTAAATCCCGTAATTCGCGAAGGAAATTCCGACAGGCGGGCGGCGAAATCTGTCAAAAATTATGCCAAAAGAAATCCTCATAAAATGGACGCTTGGGATAAAAATTCCAAAACAAAGGTAGTTTCTATGTCATACGGCGACTTTTTCGCTTCCGAAAAATCCATGACAAACGCGAACAAAGAAACGGCAATCGGTTTTGTTTTTGAAAACGATACAAATAAATCGCAAAAATATCTTCGCGAAAACCTTAAACTTCTTCCGTTTGAAGTGCTTGACTGTTCGGTTATGTCTGCAAAATCGTTGGAAAATTTTGTGAGAGATTGTATTAATGCCGCCAAAAATGAGAATTTGCTTTTTTCGTTTCATTTAAAAGCGACGATGATGAAAATCAGCGACCCGATAATTTTCGGAACAATATTTAAAACGTTTTTTGAGCGAGTTTTCGACAAATACCGCGACATATTTGAAAATCTCGGAGTTTGCGCCGACTTAGGGCTCTCGGATTTACTTTCCAAAATAAAAGGGAATCGATTTGAAGAGCAAATTGTCGCCGACATAAATTCACGGTTCGACGAAATTTCGGTCGCAATGGTCGATAGCGGTAAAAACATAAGTAATTTCAGCGTTCCAAGCGACATTATAATCGACGCATCTATGCCTGCTATGATAAAAACCGGCGGAAAAATGTATGACAAAACCGGCAAACTTTGCGACGTACTCGCAATAATTCCCGATAGATCATATTCGGCGGTTTATGAGGCGATTGTAGAATTTTGTAAAAAGAACGGCGCATTTGATCCGCAAAAACTGGGCGGCGTTTCAAACGTAGGGCTAATGGCAAAACAAGCGGAAGAATACGGCTCACACGACAAAACATTCAAAATTGAAAACGACGGAACCGTTAAAATAATTGATGAAAACGGCAATGTTTTCATCGAACAAAAAGTTCAAAAAGGCGATATTTTCCGTGCCTGTCAAACAAAGCACGACGTAGTCGTAAACTGGGTTAAATTAGTTGTTGAAAGAGCAAAAACAACAAGAGTTCCGGCAATTTTCTGGTTAGACGCTTATCGTTCTCACGACAGAGAACTTATTCGAAAAATTGTAGAAGAAATAAAAACTTACAATATTTCAGGTTTAAATATTCGAATTATGTCGCCGAAAGACGCATGTATTTATTCTGTGGAAAGAATGACGGCGGGATTAGATACGATTTCGGCAACGGGAAACGTCCTTCGCGACTATTTAACGGATTTGTTCCCGATAATTGAGCTCGGCACTTCGGCAAAAATGTTGTCGATAGTTCCGCTTATGGGAGGCGGCGGACTTTTTGAAACTGGTGCGGGCGGAAGCGCTCCAAAACACGTTCAACAGTTTATTGAGCAAAATTTTCTTCGATGGGATTCTCTTGGCGAATTTATGGCATTTGTTCCATCTTTGGAAAAATACGCGCACGTACATAGAAATGAAAAAGCGAAAATCCTTGCGGAAACGCTTGACGAGGCGGTTGAAAAAATTCTTGAAAACCAAAAATCGCCTAATCGAGAACCTATTTCGTTGGATAATCGCGGATCGCATTTTTATTTGGCTTTGTATTGGGCGCGGGCGCTTGCAAATCAGGAAAAAGATGTCGAACTTGCAAAAGTTTTTGCTGAGATTGCCCAAAAGTTATCACAAAACGAGAAAGAAATATGTTCCGATTTACTTTCCGTTCAAAATAATCCGGTTGATTTGGGTGGATATTATTTTTGCGATCACGAAAAAATAAAAAACGCAATGCGCCCAAGCAAAATTTTTAATGAAATAATTGATAACTTTTGA
- the dusB gene encoding tRNA dihydrouridine synthase DusB: MIDISGKIFVAPMAGVGDAVFRRMCKEFGADICVSEMISADGLYYMNAKTKKMMMLQEWDRPGGVQIFGSNPDKMVDAAKQICEEINPDFIDINSGCPVSKVVSKNGGAALLRNPLLFGQIMQKTVRASSIPVFVKIRAGWDSQNFIEKEFGKIAENSGISAITIHARTKTMGYSGNAIWERIKILKESVTIPVIGNGDICCGKDAEEIYKQTFCDAIMIGRAALGNPFVFAEIKQHLNGGKPKIITLKEKISAAKKHLQYFEEFYGKNAVLSEMKKHLSWYIKGFDGSSQIRADIVKCKTVNEVRQIFKSYQLFH; the protein is encoded by the coding sequence ATGATTGATATTTCAGGTAAAATATTTGTTGCTCCTATGGCAGGAGTCGGAGATGCGGTATTCAGAAGAATGTGCAAAGAGTTCGGCGCAGATATATGCGTAAGTGAAATGATCAGCGCGGACGGCTTGTATTATATGAACGCTAAAACAAAAAAAATGATGATGCTTCAGGAATGGGACAGACCAGGCGGGGTGCAAATTTTCGGCAGTAATCCGGACAAAATGGTTGACGCGGCAAAGCAAATTTGTGAAGAAATAAATCCGGATTTTATTGATATAAATTCAGGCTGTCCTGTGAGTAAAGTCGTTTCAAAAAACGGCGGCGCGGCGCTTCTTAGAAATCCGCTTTTGTTCGGACAAATAATGCAAAAAACAGTAAGGGCAAGCAGTATTCCTGTATTTGTAAAAATTCGTGCGGGTTGGGATAGCCAAAATTTCATTGAAAAGGAATTCGGAAAAATTGCGGAAAACAGCGGTATTTCGGCGATTACGATTCACGCTCGAACCAAAACTATGGGATATTCGGGAAATGCGATTTGGGAGAGAATAAAAATTCTCAAAGAGTCGGTGACAATTCCGGTTATAGGAAACGGCGATATTTGTTGCGGAAAAGATGCAGAAGAAATTTACAAACAAACGTTTTGCGATGCGATAATGATTGGACGGGCGGCTTTAGGAAATCCGTTCGTTTTTGCAGAAATAAAACAACATTTGAACGGCGGCAAACCGAAAATCATTACTTTGAAAGAAAAAATTTCAGCGGCAAAAAAACATTTACAATATTTTGAAGAATTTTATGGCAAAAATGCGGTTTTGAGTGAAATGAAAAAACATCTTTCTTGGTATATAAAAGGTTTTGATGGCAGTTCGCAAATTCGTGCGGACATTGTGAAATGTAAAACCGTGAATGAGGTTAGACAAATTTTCAAAAGTTATCAATTATTTCATTAA
- a CDS encoding acyl carrier protein has protein sequence MVSMEEIKTKIRRIILNIAEDMEIEEETVTDDAHLINDLGMDSMALLEILANIEKEFGVKIPESEFPMLVSVNASVAIVKKYI, from the coding sequence ATGGTTTCAATGGAAGAAATTAAAACTAAAATTCGCAGAATCATTCTAAATATCGCAGAAGATATGGAGATTGAAGAGGAAACGGTTACGGACGATGCGCATCTAATTAATGATTTAGGGATGGATTCAATGGCGTTGCTTGAAATTTTAGCCAACATTGAAAAAGAGTTTGGAGTTAAAATTCCGGAATCTGAATTTCCAATGCTTGTTTCCGTAAACGCCAGCGTTGCAATTGTAAAAAAGTACATATAA
- a CDS encoding beta-ketoacyl-[acyl-carrier-protein] synthase family protein has translation MPKRVVVSGIGLITPIGTGKDKFWAAAKKGTNGVLPIVSFDTTDYRSKTGGEVKDFTANDYLRDEEINSMGKAGQFAVAAARIALDDAKLIVKDVNPYRLGVSMGTTMGEPQVIQHILARHSKDQRLITKLEKNEARKYPANTIPANVSRFIGAKGQTMLIPTACAAGNYALGYAMDLIRMGRLDYAVAGGSDPFASIAFCGFNRLLATTMDVCRPFDLNRDGMAVAEGAAVLVMETLDNALDRGAQIYGEVLGYGLGCDAYDMTAPHPEGNGGILAMERAISHSKINKKDVSYICAHGTGTPANDASETKIAKYVFGEDAYKIPMSSLKSMMGHTMGAASAIEAAASLLMMKNNTILPTINYENPDPECDLDYVPNIAREAELDIIISNAYAFGGNTSAIVLKKFRGE, from the coding sequence ATGCCAAAAAGAGTTGTCGTAAGCGGTATTGGATTGATAACTCCTATCGGGACCGGAAAAGATAAATTTTGGGCGGCGGCAAAAAAGGGGACTAACGGAGTTCTTCCAATAGTTTCTTTTGATACGACAGATTACAGAAGTAAAACGGGTGGAGAAGTAAAAGATTTTACGGCTAATGATTATCTTCGCGATGAAGAAATAAATTCTATGGGTAAAGCGGGACAGTTCGCTGTGGCGGCGGCAAGAATTGCATTAGACGATGCGAAATTGATTGTTAAAGACGTTAATCCTTATCGTCTCGGAGTTTCGATGGGAACGACGATGGGTGAGCCGCAAGTTATTCAGCATATTTTGGCAAGGCATTCCAAAGACCAAAGACTTATAACCAAATTAGAAAAAAACGAAGCAAGGAAGTATCCCGCAAATACAATTCCTGCGAATGTTTCAAGGTTTATAGGTGCGAAAGGACAAACAATGCTTATTCCTACTGCTTGTGCGGCGGGGAATTACGCATTAGGATATGCGATGGATTTAATTAGAATGGGACGATTAGATTATGCCGTTGCCGGCGGGAGCGATCCTTTCGCTTCAATCGCTTTCTGCGGATTTAATCGCTTGCTTGCGACTACGATGGATGTTTGCAGACCGTTTGATTTGAATCGTGACGGAATGGCTGTTGCGGAAGGCGCAGCCGTATTGGTAATGGAAACTTTAGATAACGCTTTGGACAGAGGCGCACAAATTTACGGAGAAGTTCTGGGTTACGGGCTTGGATGCGACGCTTACGACATGACCGCTCCTCATCCTGAAGGTAACGGAGGAATTTTGGCGATGGAGAGAGCGATTTCACATTCAAAAATAAATAAAAAAGATGTCAGCTATATATGTGCGCACGGAACCGGAACGCCTGCAAACGATGCCTCTGAAACCAAAATAGCAAAATATGTATTTGGCGAAGACGCTTATAAAATTCCTATGAGTTCGCTGAAATCTATGATGGGGCATACTATGGGTGCGGCAAGCGCCATTGAGGCGGCGGCAAGTTTGCTTATGATGAAAAATAACACGATTCTTCCGACAATAAATTATGAAAATCCGGACCCTGAATGCGACTTGGATTATGTGCCTAATATCGCGAGAGAGGCGGAATTAGACATAATTATTTCAAATGCTTACGCATTTGGCGGAAATACGTCTGCAATCGTTCTCAAAAAATTCAGGGGAGAATAA
- a CDS encoding CotH kinase family protein → MVRKNKFLKTATAMIVTLFLSGNVLAQENEGVLLILQIGAGSDGNISHSFVELYNATESPIDLNGYSLQYAAGTKVTNGATQDGEWKTIDLSGKIIEPKHSFLILGKKGTMVTPALLIEDDCGDINDTAFELSNKAVKVALMSDTNLLNMNNPFDTDGSGTKASGYIDMIGVTNDATDQILGQEGSISFIDGEYRISKQVGVRRKSLVDTDNNSADFEIVTYASVSSEEKELKRPKNHSYGAWEPIPEKAEPVLDPTEAGPADILAGKLLILQAGAATDGAISNSFVEIYNNTDQKVSLTGKYSLQYANATGTGWNVIKLTGTIPAKSSFLIRGKTGTPTGSRTIVDYDQDVADFTLGNKNFKVVLMGNQNKLTVANPFDMDEQIAMDYVDMLGAVDTAGADNIDGYENELVVGMTKNFAVRRVSLTDSDNNKNDFETVDYRPANTNDDNYAKYKPKSRCYGAWDPVSGEGSLTSGLPIIWIDTQNEAAILDKINYVPMNFVLTDPNNPNNNTSLTADNFSAGGIRGRGNDSWGNPNAYKKSYRVKFDKKQSLFGLELAKSWVLIAQYRDPTLMFNTIAFEYGNRFGLPFNHSFNFVELYLNGEYKGNYLLTEQNQVNPGRVDINETEGWFVEMDGYYDEEPKFKTANYNLPVMIKSPEFEPANISNPAFDFVRKDLNELCDFMASVNFPENGYRDLINMNTFVDFIMIQEVTHNRDVLEGPMSTYLYKDNNNAKEELNRINMGPLWDFDCGYGYDYNYNHFNNPNKASSKIQFFKRFFDDPIFLVKYKERWNEKYQDIISINDFIDATAAQIEISAIKNFDSWWYRTFPEWTRNHPYEKNDFWEQIEKMKDYLTLRIAYLDVELNKVDVIPANKTFASQTFLYSEIQPQKFTLVAYDDMTELSATLKNENLSDFEISTELSKTEATGDGGYLATINVNPKNSLSAATHIDTLILSGENQGNPFTIKVPLSFVVNKETGAATAVPVLANKTHNSITIEAVTAPENGQTVEFAINTANTTLVEASAWKTDLTFTGLLPATNYYIFARTAENSNYNTGIASLSLHVITNQEYSNPISKDKKSDKKYGIPLEKAIVSQTAKILVRTPEQAQVTLIIYDNIGNVVFESKSRNNKEILWDLTNNAGRNVANGTYLIVVEAKGASGKTYKYSTKLGVKR, encoded by the coding sequence ATGGTAAGAAAAAATAAATTTCTAAAAACGGCGACAGCGATGATTGTCACGCTGTTTTTATCAGGGAATGTGTTGGCGCAGGAAAACGAGGGCGTACTTTTAATTTTGCAGATTGGAGCCGGCTCCGACGGCAACATTTCTCACAGTTTTGTGGAACTGTATAACGCCACAGAATCGCCGATAGATTTGAACGGTTATTCGCTGCAATACGCAGCAGGAACGAAAGTTACAAACGGCGCAACCCAAGACGGAGAATGGAAAACGATAGACTTGTCGGGGAAGATTATCGAACCGAAACATTCGTTTCTTATTCTCGGCAAGAAAGGTACTATGGTTACTCCCGCGTTACTTATTGAAGATGATTGCGGAGATATAAACGATACCGCTTTTGAACTTAGCAATAAGGCTGTAAAGGTTGCGCTTATGAGCGATACGAACTTGCTTAATATGAATAATCCGTTTGATACCGACGGTTCAGGTACAAAAGCGAGCGGTTATATTGATATGATAGGCGTAACCAATGATGCGACCGACCAAATATTGGGACAAGAGGGTAGTATTTCATTTATTGACGGCGAATATCGCATTAGCAAACAGGTGGGCGTTCGTAGAAAGTCTCTTGTCGATACGGATAATAATTCGGCGGATTTTGAAATTGTAACCTACGCCAGCGTTAGTAGTGAAGAAAAGGAACTCAAACGTCCTAAGAACCACAGTTACGGCGCTTGGGAACCAATTCCTGAAAAAGCAGAGCCGGTATTAGACCCGACAGAAGCAGGTCCGGCGGACATACTTGCGGGCAAACTGCTTATTTTGCAGGCAGGCGCAGCTACCGACGGCGCGATTTCTAACAGTTTTGTAGAAATTTATAACAATACCGACCAAAAAGTCAGTTTAACCGGCAAATATTCGCTGCAATACGCAAACGCCACAGGAACGGGTTGGAATGTAATTAAACTTACGGGAACAATTCCCGCCAAAAGTTCGTTTCTTATTCGCGGAAAAACAGGAACGCCGACAGGTTCCCGAACTATTGTCGATTATGACCAGGATGTAGCCGATTTTACCTTAGGTAACAAAAATTTTAAGGTGGTTCTTATGGGAAATCAGAACAAATTGACCGTCGCCAATCCGTTTGATATGGATGAACAGATCGCCATGGATTATGTGGACATGTTAGGTGCGGTCGATACGGCAGGCGCAGATAATATTGACGGTTATGAGAATGAACTTGTAGTAGGAATGACCAAGAATTTTGCCGTCCGCCGCGTATCTCTTACTGATAGCGACAACAACAAAAATGACTTTGAAACAGTTGATTATCGTCCCGCAAATACTAACGATGACAATTACGCCAAATACAAACCTAAAAGCCGCTGTTACGGTGCGTGGGATCCGGTGAGTGGCGAAGGTTCGCTGACAAGCGGTTTGCCGATTATATGGATTGATACGCAAAACGAGGCAGCGATATTGGACAAAATAAATTATGTACCGATGAATTTCGTTTTAACCGACCCGAATAATCCGAACAACAATACTTCTCTTACCGCCGACAACTTTTCTGCCGGAGGAATTAGAGGGCGGGGAAATGACAGTTGGGGTAATCCTAATGCTTATAAGAAGTCGTACAGAGTGAAATTCGACAAAAAGCAAAGTTTGTTCGGTTTGGAATTGGCGAAATCGTGGGTGTTGATTGCTCAATACAGAGACCCTACATTGATGTTTAATACAATCGCATTTGAGTATGGAAATCGTTTTGGTTTGCCATTCAACCATTCTTTTAATTTTGTAGAATTGTATTTGAATGGGGAGTATAAAGGAAATTACCTTTTGACGGAACAAAACCAGGTAAATCCGGGAAGAGTTGATATAAACGAAACAGAAGGATGGTTTGTTGAAATGGACGGATATTATGACGAAGAGCCAAAATTTAAGACTGCCAATTACAATCTGCCCGTGATGATCAAATCGCCTGAATTTGAACCTGCTAATATTAGCAATCCGGCTTTTGATTTTGTCCGAAAAGATTTGAACGAATTGTGCGATTTTATGGCTTCGGTGAATTTTCCAGAAAACGGATACAGAGATTTGATAAATATGAACACATTTGTTGATTTTATTATGATACAGGAAGTAACTCACAACAGAGATGTTCTTGAAGGACCAATGAGTACATATTTATACAAAGATAATAACAATGCAAAAGAGGAATTGAACAGAATTAATATGGGTCCCTTATGGGACTTTGATTGTGGGTATGGTTATGATTATAATTACAATCATTTTAATAATCCAAATAAAGCGTCGTCCAAAATACAATTTTTCAAAAGATTTTTTGATGACCCAATATTTCTTGTAAAATATAAGGAACGGTGGAATGAAAAATATCAAGATATTATTTCTATAAATGATTTTATAGATGCAACAGCCGCTCAAATTGAAATTTCGGCGATTAAAAATTTTGATTCGTGGTGGTATAGAACTTTTCCTGAATGGACAAGAAACCATCCGTACGAGAAAAACGATTTTTGGGAACAAATAGAAAAAATGAAAGATTATTTAACTCTGCGTATTGCTTATCTTGACGTAGAGTTGAATAAAGTCGACGTTATTCCGGCAAACAAAACATTTGCAAGTCAAACATTTCTTTATTCAGAAATTCAGCCACAAAAATTTACTCTTGTCGCATACGACGATATGACCGAATTGTCGGCAACGTTAAAAAATGAGAATCTGTCGGATTTTGAGATTTCAACCGAACTAAGCAAAACCGAAGCAACGGGAGACGGCGGATATTTGGCGACAATAAACGTTAACCCTAAGAATTCACTTTCGGCAGCGACGCATATTGATACGCTTATATTGAGCGGAGAAAATCAAGGAAACCCGTTTACGATTAAAGTACCGTTGAGTTTTGTTGTGAATAAAGAGACTGGTGCGGCAACTGCCGTTCCTGTTTTGGCAAACAAAACGCACAACAGCATAACAATAGAAGCGGTAACCGCTCCCGAAAACGGACAGACGGTAGAATTTGCAATAAATACCGCTAACACTACTCTTGTCGAAGCGAGTGCGTGGAAAACCGATTTGACGTTTACGGGACTTCTTCCGGCAACGAATTATTATATATTCGCCCGTACTGCTGAAAACTCAAATTACAATACGGGTATTGCTTCTTTGTCCTTGCACGTAATAACCAATCAAGAATATTCAAATCCGATTTCTAAAGATAAGAAATCAGACAAGAAGTACGGAATACCGCTTGAAAAGGCAATTGTTTCTCAGACAGCAAAGATTTTGGTGAGAACGCCTGAGCAAGCGCAAGTTACCCTTATTATTTATGATAACATCGGTAATGTGGTATTTGAATCGAAAAGTAGAAATAACAAAGAGATATTATGGGATTTGACGAATAACGCGGGCAGAAATGTGGCGAATGGAACATATCTGATTGTTGTCGAAGCCAAAGGTGCAAGCGGAAAGACATATAAGTATTCGACGAAGTTGGGCGTTAAGAGATAA
- a CDS encoding PilZ domain-containing protein translates to MIEGSIPDKRRLIRKVLCYYLKVIDLENGKEIGRVADITSEGMMIFGGTVLDKEKIYRVRVILGKDFFNAALGNLDVSVQIRWSKPDANPSIILTGTLFQDLDEKGKKIVKNLVYKIGMKRRLDITEEDIEAGILDEETY, encoded by the coding sequence ATGATCGAAGGTTCTATTCCTGATAAACGACGGCTTATACGAAAAGTTTTGTGCTACTATCTTAAAGTGATAGACCTTGAAAACGGGAAAGAAATAGGGAGAGTCGCCGATATCACAAGTGAAGGTATGATGATTTTCGGCGGTACCGTTTTGGACAAAGAAAAAATCTACCGCGTTCGCGTGATTTTAGGAAAGGATTTTTTTAACGCCGCACTCGGAAATCTTGATGTGAGCGTTCAAATTCGTTGGAGCAAGCCGGACGCAAATCCGTCTATTATTTTGACTGGAACGCTTTTTCAAGATTTAGATGAAAAAGGTAAAAAAATAGTTAAAAATCTCGTATATAAAATTGGAATGAAACGTCGTTTAGATATTACCGAAGAAGATATTGAAGCCGGAATCTTAGACGAAGAAACGTATTGA